The following coding sequences are from one Osmia bicornis bicornis unplaced genomic scaffold, iOsmBic2.1, whole genome shotgun sequence window:
- the LOC114881965 gene encoding uncharacterized protein LOC114881965 — MERNDLSEVEKLHYLKWALSGNAAQVIAHLPTTNKAFQKAWKLLHARYENKRLNVQSHMDRIAELKPMKHRRASSLIKMTNIIGETQEALTTFGLNDQHYCFLLSHLVRLLDSDTRERWESSLSTQTDYPTLTQLTTFLLGRARTLEQLERMAEQKTPQTTQTTSGRPASRDIRLVQQKAAVHAASATQPTPTTTQASTFRTRTSALYPCALCSRDHFLSACPAFRDKNVEKRISVVKAHQLCVNCLGHHNLRSCRTAQRCKLCSEQHHTALHGGNLIRVLVPCPQTSQPATASASSQPTAKASQTTQTQSTTHLDVGAVVDAHATCSAHALKDHAAHALRPRRPRTTLLATARARVHTDLATQQSLVNQIRLRRKRSSLDVHGVGGARTSQTNGVVNITLHSNYRPLSVTVQSHVLTKVTTCLPSEPPSQPTLPLHLEKLNLADPQFLVSRPMDIILGADAYGQVIKPNIIRSISTPLIAQLSIFGRLVIGPLEGTQTIRRTCHQVTVNNTDRQLNEQECEDHFKTTHSRDSAGRYIVRLPLKLYPRALGNLYQTAHNCLQRTLRRLSKDAQYNQLYTKFMLEYEQLGRKVRLNNDSITSPFQYFLPHHGVPKWGSTTTALSVAFNGSSPTSSGYSLNDLLHTGPDLMLNIADLLIWIRRYKHLISAKGGKA; from the exons ATGGAACGCAACGACCTCTCAGAAGTCGAGAAGCTCCACTACTTGAAATGGGCATTGTCAGGCAACGCAGCGCAGGTCATTGCACACCTGCCCACGACCAACAAGGCCTTCCAGAAGGCGTGGAAACTCTTGCACGCCCGGTATGAGAACAAACGCCTAAATGTCCAGTCTCACATGGACAGAATCGCCGAGTTGAAACCAATGAAACACCGGAGGGCTagttcattaattaaaatgaccAACATAATCGGCGAGACGCAGGAAGCGCTGACCACGTTCGGGCTCAACGACCAGCACTATTGTTTTCTGTTGAGTCACCTTGTGAGGCTGCTTGACTCTGACACCCGAGAGCGCTGGGAGTCTTCTCTGAGCACGCAGACCGACTACCCCACGTTGACGCAGCTCACTACTTTCTTGCTGGGACGCGCCAGAACGCTGGAACAGCTGGAGCGGATGGCCGAGCAGAAAACACCTCAGACCACGCAGACAACCTCAGGACGCCCTGCCAGCCGCGACATCCGGCTGGTGCAGCAGAAAGCCGCCGTACACGCAGCCTCGGCAACGCAGCCCACGCCAACGACGACACAAGCGTCCACGTTTCGCACACGCACTTCAGCACTGTATCCCTGTGCGCTCTGCTCCAGGGATCATTTTTTGTCAGCCTGTCCAGCATTCAGGGACAAGAACGTGGAGAAGCGCATCAGTGTTGTGAAGGCCCACCAGCTGTGTGTGAATTGCTTGGGCCACCACAATCTTCGAAGCTGCCGTACTGCACAACGATGCAAGTTGTGCAGTGAGCAGCACCATACAGCTCTTCATGGTGGCAACCTTATCCGGGTACTGGTGCCATGCCCTCAGACCTCGCAGCCCGCTACCGCTTCCGCATCATCGCAGCCCACGGCGAAGGCATCGCAGACCACGCAAACTCAATCGACAACGCATTTAGACGTCGGTGCAGTCGTCGACGCCCACGCAACCTGCTCAGCCCACGCATTAAAggaccacgcagcccacgcactcagaccacgcagaccacggaccACACTTCTAGCAACAGCACGCGCAAGAGTGCACACTGACCTCGCAACGCAGCAA tCTTTAGTAAATCAGATTAGACTCAGACGAAAACGCTCCTCATTGGATGTCCACGgagttggtggagcaaggacctCGCAGACTAATGGAGTGGTCAATATTACCCTCCATTCCAACTACAGACCACTTTCAGTCACCGTTCAATCACACGTGCTCACAAAGGTGACTACTTGCTTGCCATCGGAACCACCATCTCAGCCAACGCTACCATTGCATTTGGAGAAATTGAATCTCGCAGATCCTCAATTTCTCGTATCCAGACCGATGGACATCATTCTCGGAGCCGACGCATacgggcaagtcatcaagCCAAACATTATTCGGAGCATTTCAACACCATTGATCGCTCAACTTTCGATCTTCGGTCGGCTCGTAATcgggcccctcgagggcaCTCAGACCATTCGCAGAACTTGTCATCAGGTGACGGTCAATAATACTGATCGCCAGTTGA acgagcaagagtgcgaagatcatttCAAGACCACGCATTCAAGAGACTCCGCAGGAAGAtacatcgtgcgattgccgctcAAACTTTATCCTCGAGCACTTGGCAATTTGTATCAGACCGCGCACAATTGCCTTCAACGGACTCTCAGACGACTCAGTAAGGACGCCCAGTACAATcagctgtacaccaagttcatgctcGAGTATGAGCAACTTGGTCGTAAGGTAAGACTGAACAACGACTCAATAACTagtccgtttcagtactttcttccgcatCATGGCGTTCCAAAGTGGGGCAGTACGACCACCGCATTGAGTGTGGCTTTCAATGGCTCCAGTCCAACTTCATCAGGATACTCGCTGAACGATCTTCTACATACTGGTCCAGATCTGATGCTGAATATCGCAGATCTGCTCATTTGGATACGCAGATACAAACATCT GATAAGTGCGAAGGGAGGAAAagcataa